Proteins found in one Pelobacter seleniigenes DSM 18267 genomic segment:
- a CDS encoding urea amidolyase associated protein UAAP1, protein MNDSQSILYQDCIPGGAHWSMLMRRGTQLRLTDVEGGANLAMLFYNPLNLLERYNAPDTLKCQHTFKLTAGHCLYSDMGRIFCSIIEDSLGWHDTVSGDTDDAMIEKKWGRRSYQECGNDWTLSGRHSFLVEAGKYGLGKRDLMGNVNWFSKVTVDGDGGMTFVPDHSKAGASVVLRFEMDTLVLLHTCPHPLNPASSYPVKPVNYQISKAAPVTEDDLCRNSRPENGRGFENNRLYHLGL, encoded by the coding sequence ATGAACGATTCTCAATCCATTCTCTACCAGGACTGCATCCCCGGCGGTGCCCACTGGTCCATGCTGATGCGGCGCGGCACCCAGCTGCGCCTGACCGATGTCGAAGGCGGCGCCAACCTGGCGATGCTCTTCTACAATCCCCTCAATTTGCTGGAACGCTATAACGCGCCCGATACCCTGAAATGCCAGCACACCTTCAAATTGACCGCAGGGCATTGCCTGTATTCGGATATGGGGCGGATCTTCTGCTCGATTATTGAGGACAGCCTGGGCTGGCACGACACGGTCAGCGGCGATACCGATGACGCCATGATCGAAAAGAAATGGGGACGGCGCTCCTACCAGGAGTGCGGCAACGACTGGACCCTGAGCGGCCGCCACAGCTTTTTGGTTGAAGCGGGCAAATACGGTCTGGGCAAGCGCGACCTGATGGGCAATGTCAACTGGTTCAGCAAGGTGACTGTCGACGGCGACGGGGGCATGACCTTTGTCCCGGATCACAGCAAAGCCGGCGCTTCGGTGGTGTTGCGCTTTGAGATGGACACCCTGGTGCTGCTGCATACCTGTCCCCATCCCTTAAACCCTGCCTCCAGCTACCCGGTCAAGCCGGTCAATTACCAGATCAGCAAGGCTGCTCCGGTGACCGAGGACGACCTGTGCCGAAATTCCCGCCCGGAAAACGGGCGCGGTTTCGAAAACAATCGTCTTTACCATCTTGGCCTGTAA
- the atzF gene encoding allophanate hydrolase, with amino-acid sequence MKIASLEIPRLREAYSNGLSPVEMVEEVLQRCAAYPDRAVWISRASREQLLARAQWLIEQPGGVENLPLYGIPFAVKDNIDCLGFATTAACPAYAYQPDSDAFVVAKLLAAGAILIGKTNLDQFATGLVGTRSPHGAPRCVFDADYVSGGSSSGSAVAVGAGLVSFALGTDTAGSGRVPAAFNNLVGVKPTKGLVSTSGVVPACRSLDCVTVFAASCGEADLVRGIMQGEDDSDPYSRAMHERSLPLERFRFGYLPQDQREFFGDDEAAALYAASISALQALGGEGVEIDYRPFQQSAELLYSGPWVAERAAAIGDFLAEHGADMDPTVRTIVEGATRISGVEAFKGEYRLRELAKICNRQWQQMDVMLLPTAPTIYRVEDVAANPIELNSRLGTYTNFVNLLDCSAVAVPAGFRASNGLPFGVTLIAPAFCDSDLARLADRLHRAESASLQVGGTEYPLADESKMKENLADELIQLAVVGAHLSGQPLNHQLTRRGARLQATTRTAGDYRLYALAGTKPAKPGLIRDPDFSGAGLEVEVWALTAEAFGEFTAEVPAPLGIGSLILADGSTVKGFICEPWAIAAAEEITHLGGWRNYLTAQQG; translated from the coding sequence ATGAAGATTGCCAGTCTGGAAATTCCCCGCTTGCGCGAGGCCTATAGCAACGGTCTGAGCCCAGTGGAAATGGTGGAAGAGGTATTGCAACGCTGCGCTGCCTACCCGGATCGGGCGGTCTGGATCAGCCGCGCCAGTCGTGAGCAATTGCTGGCACGGGCGCAGTGGCTGATCGAACAGCCCGGCGGGGTGGAAAACCTGCCGCTGTACGGCATCCCCTTTGCGGTCAAGGACAATATTGACTGCCTGGGTTTTGCCACCACCGCGGCCTGTCCCGCTTATGCTTATCAGCCTGACAGCGATGCTTTTGTAGTCGCCAAACTGCTGGCGGCCGGGGCGATCCTGATCGGCAAGACCAACCTCGATCAGTTCGCCACCGGTCTGGTCGGCACCCGTTCTCCCCATGGTGCTCCGCGCTGCGTGTTCGATGCCGATTACGTCTCCGGCGGGTCCAGCTCCGGCTCGGCCGTGGCGGTCGGTGCGGGGTTGGTCAGCTTTGCCCTGGGAACCGACACCGCCGGGTCTGGTCGGGTGCCTGCGGCCTTCAACAATCTGGTCGGGGTCAAACCCACCAAGGGACTGGTCAGCACCAGCGGCGTGGTCCCGGCCTGTCGCTCCCTCGACTGCGTCACCGTGTTCGCCGCCAGCTGCGGTGAAGCCGACCTGGTGCGCGGGATTATGCAGGGGGAGGATGACAGCGATCCTTATTCAAGAGCCATGCATGAGCGCTCGCTGCCCCTCGAACGATTCCGCTTCGGCTACCTGCCGCAGGATCAGCGCGAATTCTTCGGTGATGACGAGGCCGCTGCGCTTTACGCCGCCAGCATCAGTGCTTTACAGGCTCTTGGCGGGGAAGGGGTCGAGATCGATTATCGTCCTTTCCAGCAGAGTGCCGAACTGCTCTATTCCGGTCCCTGGGTCGCGGAACGGGCCGCCGCCATCGGTGACTTTCTGGCCGAACATGGCGCGGACATGGACCCGACCGTGCGCACCATTGTCGAAGGGGCAACCCGGATCAGCGGGGTGGAAGCGTTCAAGGGAGAGTATCGCCTGCGCGAGCTCGCCAAAATCTGCAACCGGCAATGGCAGCAGATGGATGTCATGCTGCTGCCGACCGCGCCGACCATTTACCGGGTTGAGGATGTGGCCGCAAATCCCATCGAACTCAACAGCCGCCTGGGCACCTATACCAACTTCGTCAACCTGCTCGACTGCAGCGCCGTGGCCGTCCCGGCCGGGTTCCGCGCCAGCAACGGCCTGCCCTTCGGCGTGACTCTGATTGCTCCGGCCTTTTGCGACAGCGACCTGGCCCGGTTGGCCGACCGCCTGCATCGTGCCGAGAGCGCATCGCTCCAGGTCGGGGGCACTGAATATCCACTGGCTGATGAATCAAAGATGAAGGAGAACCTTGCGGATGAGCTGATACAACTGGCCGTCGTCGGTGCCCACCTGAGCGGCCAGCCCCTCAACCATCAGCTGACCAGACGTGGGGCCAGGTTGCAGGCCACCACGAGAACGGCAGGCGACTACCGCCTTTACGCCCTGGCCGGAACCAAACCGGCCAAACCGGGCCTGATCCGTGACCCGGACTTTAGCGGGGCAGGGCTGGAGGTCGAGGTCTGGGCCCTGACCGCCGAGGCTTTCGGCGAGTTCACCGCAGAAGTTCCCGCCCCCTTGGGGATCGGCAGCCTGATCCTGGCGGATGGCTCAACGGTGAAAGGTTTTATCTGTGAACCCTGGGCCATCGCCGCCGCCGAGGAGATCACCCACTTGGGCGGCTGGCGCAATTACCTGACAGCGCAACAGGGCTGA
- a CDS encoding ABC transporter permease codes for MKVRMINRKPDRHLSIFLTLLPFALVLLAYVVGSEIRLAANPNDKLLPGLHSFADAIARVAFEPDKRSGDYLLWTDTLASLARLGCGMLVATLLGMTVGVHIGLLPLFRAGLLPFVTVVSMLPPLAVLPILFIVFGLGEVAKVALIVIGITPVIIRDIALRVEEIPREQLIKAQTLGASSWQLAVRVILPQVWPRLIDAVRLTLGSAWLFLIAAEAIAAQSGLGYRIFLLRRYLAMDTILPYVAWITFLAFSLDFLLRRTQSLLFPWFAAERGR; via the coding sequence ATGAAAGTTCGCATGATTAATCGAAAACCCGACCGGCATCTGAGTATTTTTCTGACTCTGCTGCCGTTTGCCCTGGTGCTGCTGGCTTATGTCGTCGGTTCCGAAATCCGCCTGGCCGCGAACCCCAACGACAAGCTGCTGCCCGGCCTGCATTCCTTTGCCGATGCCATTGCCCGGGTCGCCTTCGAGCCGGATAAGCGCAGCGGGGACTACCTGCTCTGGACCGACACCCTGGCCAGTCTGGCGCGGCTTGGTTGCGGCATGCTGGTCGCCACCTTGCTCGGGATGACCGTGGGCGTGCATATCGGCCTGCTGCCCCTGTTCAGGGCCGGGCTGCTGCCTTTTGTCACGGTGGTCTCCATGCTGCCGCCGCTGGCGGTGCTGCCGATCCTGTTCATTGTCTTCGGTCTGGGTGAGGTGGCCAAGGTGGCGTTGATCGTCATCGGCATCACCCCGGTGATCATTCGCGATATCGCTCTGCGGGTGGAGGAAATCCCCCGCGAACAGCTGATCAAGGCCCAGACCCTGGGGGCCAGTTCCTGGCAGCTGGCCGTGCGGGTGATCCTGCCCCAGGTCTGGCCGCGGCTCATCGATGCGGTACGCCTGACTCTCGGTTCGGCCTGGCTGTTCCTGATTGCGGCTGAGGCCATTGCTGCCCAGAGCGGTCTCGGCTACCGGATCTTCCTGCTCCGCCGTTATCTGGCCATGGACACGATCCTGCCCTATGTGGCCTGGATCACCTTCCTGGCCTTTTCTCTCGATTTTTTACTGCGCCGGACGCAAAGCCTGCTGTTCCCCTGGTTTGCCGCAGAAAGGGGGCGTTGA
- a CDS encoding ABC transporter ATP-binding protein — MSHVKVDKVWKRFGTQPVLENINLDVESGSYVSIVGPSGCGKSTFLRLLLSQEQPSEGSILLDGAAISPEPSQERGVVFQRYSVFPHLNVQENVALGLEFAQAPLLGKLFGRKKRTVLEECRHYLDSVGLDAARDKYPSELSGGMQQRLAIAQALIKKPKVLLLDEPFGALDPGIRADIHQLMLRLWRETGMTVFMVTHDLREAFHLGNRIIVFDRHRTREEELPYYGATITMDLKLNDNDPLKARAMEHYQNQNKDSFALPELQAG; from the coding sequence ATGTCTCACGTCAAGGTGGACAAAGTCTGGAAGCGCTTCGGCACCCAGCCGGTGCTGGAAAATATCAATCTGGATGTGGAATCCGGTTCCTACGTGTCCATCGTTGGACCGTCCGGCTGTGGAAAATCGACCTTTCTGCGCCTGCTGCTCAGCCAGGAGCAACCCAGCGAAGGGAGCATTCTTCTTGACGGCGCGGCAATTTCCCCGGAGCCGTCCCAGGAGCGGGGAGTGGTGTTCCAGCGCTATTCGGTGTTTCCGCACCTGAACGTGCAGGAGAATGTCGCTCTGGGGCTGGAATTTGCCCAGGCACCCCTGCTTGGCAAGCTGTTCGGCCGCAAGAAGCGGACGGTCCTGGAGGAATGCCGTCATTACCTCGATTCCGTGGGGCTGGATGCGGCGCGCGACAAGTATCCGTCCGAACTGTCCGGCGGCATGCAGCAGCGGCTGGCCATTGCCCAGGCGCTGATCAAAAAGCCCAAGGTGCTGCTGTTGGATGAGCCCTTCGGGGCTCTTGATCCGGGCATCCGGGCCGATATCCATCAGCTGATGCTGCGGCTCTGGCGGGAAACCGGGATGACCGTCTTCATGGTCACCCACGATCTGCGCGAAGCCTTCCATCTGGGTAACCGGATTATCGTCTTCGACCGGCACCGGACCCGCGAGGAAGAACTGCCCTACTATGGGGCGACCATTACCATGGATCTCAAGCTTAACGACAACGACCCGCTCAAAGCGCGGGCCATGGAACATTATCAAAATCAGAACAAGGACAGCTTCGCCCTGCCGGAACTGCAGGCGGGCTGA
- the uca gene encoding urea carboxylase, with amino-acid sequence MFKKVLVANRGEIACRIIRTLRRLGIAAVAVYSEADRHAPHVRLADEAYCVGPAPAAESYLNAAKIVALCREHQVDAVHPGYGFLSENTDFASQLDAVGVRFIGPTAEQISQFGLKHTARELARSSNVPLLPGTELIEDLPAALAAAAQIGYPVMLKSTAGGGGIGLQLCYSAAELESKFASVRRLSQNNFSNSGVFLEKYVAKARHIEVQIFGDGKGEVIALGERDCSLQRRNQKVIEETPAPGLSDLQRAELAAYAVQLGRAVNYASAGTVEFIYDTGSDAVYFLEVNTRLQVEHGVTEEVFGVDLVEWMIRQAADELPPLSSLVRQPQGAAIEVRVYAEDPGKDFQPSSGTLTKVVFPEDCRVDGWVETGSEISPFYDPLLSKLIVSGATRAEAVAKLQQVLQHSAIYGIETNLAYLTQISTTSLFCEGRVHTKALDALPYQANTINVVLPGAQSSLQDYPGRLGYWNVGVPPSGPMDHYSFRLLNRIVGNDEGACGLEMTLTGPVLSFNCETVIALGGAPMRALLDSEPLPMWQPVSVRPGQTLELAEIDGPGQRSYLAVRNGFDAPDYLGSKATFSLGRFGGHATAVLKAGDVLRVAGEGAVAPVVNTVAAGLLPELTNDWTLKVLYGPHGAPDFFTTEDIETFFATAYEVHFNSARTGVRLIGPKPHWAREDGGEAGLHPSNIHDNAYAIGTVDFTGDMPIILGPDGPSLGGFVCPATIIQADLWKIGQLKPGDKVRFVQVDETVATAQRQAQDTALAGLKPTAPQLIIPNKAAGDPASPILRHGQVGDMATCYRRCGDDYLLIEFGPAQLDLNLRFRVHTLQQWVTEQKIAGIIDLTPGIRSLQIHYDSRLLPCSKLIDMLAAAEQELPAIDEIVVPSRTVYLPLSWDDEQTRLAIRKYQELVYPEAPWCPSNIEFIRRINGLADEQAVKDVLFNADYMVLGLGDVYLGAPVATPVDPRQRLVTTKYNPARTWTPENAVGIGGAYLCVYGMEGPGGYQFVGRTIQMWNRFRATEVFPQGKPWLLEFFDRIRFFPVSAEELLDARDKFPHGEYQVRIEEDQFSLKDYNRFLADNHESIAAFKQHQQSSFEAERLRWKDLGLSEIVAEPDTPLSDVEPVKVPEGCFIAPAAVPGNVWQVKVQPGERVAAGTTLLVVESMKMELDIKTHKSGIVRELLCQPGQALQAGQAVAVLEEVAS; translated from the coding sequence ATGTTCAAAAAAGTCCTGGTCGCCAACCGCGGCGAGATCGCCTGCCGGATTATCCGCACCCTGCGGCGGCTGGGGATCGCTGCGGTGGCCGTCTACTCCGAGGCCGACCGTCACGCGCCCCATGTCCGTCTGGCTGACGAAGCTTACTGCGTCGGCCCGGCTCCGGCCGCGGAAAGTTATCTCAACGCCGCTAAAATCGTCGCCCTGTGCCGCGAACATCAGGTCGATGCGGTCCATCCCGGGTACGGGTTTTTGAGTGAGAATACTGACTTCGCCAGCCAACTGGACGCGGTCGGGGTCCGCTTCATCGGCCCCACGGCCGAGCAGATCAGCCAGTTTGGTTTGAAGCACACCGCTCGGGAGCTGGCGCGCAGCAGTAACGTGCCGCTGCTCCCCGGCACTGAGCTTATCGAAGATCTTCCCGCTGCGCTGGCCGCGGCGGCCCAGATCGGCTACCCGGTGATGCTGAAAAGTACCGCCGGCGGGGGTGGGATCGGCCTGCAACTCTGTTATTCAGCTGCCGAACTGGAAAGCAAGTTTGCCAGCGTGCGCCGGCTCAGTCAGAACAACTTCAGCAACAGCGGGGTCTTTCTGGAAAAATACGTCGCCAAAGCCCGACATATCGAAGTGCAGATCTTCGGTGACGGCAAAGGGGAAGTGATCGCTCTGGGCGAGCGCGACTGTTCCCTGCAGCGGCGTAATCAGAAGGTCATTGAGGAAACTCCCGCGCCGGGCCTGTCCGACCTGCAACGGGCCGAGCTGGCCGCCTATGCCGTGCAGCTGGGGCGGGCGGTGAATTATGCCTCGGCCGGAACCGTCGAGTTCATCTACGACACCGGCAGTGACGCGGTTTACTTCCTTGAGGTCAACACCCGGTTGCAGGTCGAGCATGGTGTGACCGAAGAGGTCTTTGGCGTCGACCTGGTGGAATGGATGATCCGCCAGGCCGCCGATGAGCTGCCGCCGTTAAGTTCCCTGGTGCGGCAGCCGCAGGGGGCGGCCATCGAAGTGCGGGTTTATGCCGAAGATCCGGGCAAGGACTTTCAGCCCAGTTCCGGCACTCTGACCAAGGTGGTCTTTCCCGAAGATTGCCGGGTGGACGGCTGGGTCGAAACAGGCAGCGAGATCTCCCCCTTTTACGATCCCCTGCTCAGCAAACTGATCGTCAGCGGGGCGACCCGCGCCGAGGCCGTCGCCAAGCTCCAGCAGGTGCTGCAACACAGCGCCATCTACGGCATCGAGACCAACCTCGCTTACCTGACCCAGATCAGCACGACCTCGCTGTTCTGTGAAGGGCGGGTCCATACCAAGGCCCTGGACGCGCTCCCCTACCAGGCCAACACCATCAATGTGGTGCTGCCCGGCGCGCAGAGCAGTCTGCAGGACTATCCGGGCCGCCTCGGCTACTGGAATGTCGGGGTGCCGCCGAGCGGACCCATGGATCACTATTCTTTCCGCCTGCTCAATCGCATCGTCGGTAACGATGAAGGGGCCTGCGGGCTGGAGATGACCCTGACCGGGCCGGTGCTCAGCTTCAATTGTGAGACCGTCATCGCCCTGGGTGGTGCGCCCATGCGTGCGCTGCTCGACAGTGAACCTCTCCCCATGTGGCAGCCAGTCAGCGTGCGGCCGGGGCAGACTCTGGAACTGGCCGAGATCGACGGTCCCGGCCAGCGCAGCTACCTGGCCGTGCGCAACGGGTTTGACGCCCCCGATTATCTGGGCAGCAAGGCCACCTTCAGCCTCGGCCGGTTCGGCGGCCATGCCACGGCCGTGCTCAAGGCCGGGGATGTCCTGCGGGTGGCAGGGGAGGGAGCGGTGGCACCGGTGGTGAATACGGTCGCCGCCGGACTGTTGCCCGAGCTGACCAACGACTGGACCCTCAAGGTCCTTTACGGTCCCCATGGGGCTCCCGATTTCTTCACCACTGAGGATATCGAGACCTTCTTCGCCACCGCCTACGAGGTCCATTTCAACAGCGCCCGCACCGGGGTTCGGCTGATCGGGCCGAAACCGCACTGGGCGCGCGAGGATGGCGGCGAGGCCGGTTTGCACCCGTCCAATATTCATGATAACGCCTATGCCATCGGTACCGTCGACTTTACCGGCGATATGCCGATTATCCTCGGTCCGGATGGCCCGAGCCTGGGCGGCTTTGTCTGCCCGGCCACCATCATTCAGGCCGATCTGTGGAAGATCGGCCAGCTCAAACCTGGGGACAAAGTGCGTTTTGTGCAGGTCGATGAAACTGTGGCCACGGCCCAGCGCCAGGCCCAGGACACCGCCCTAGCCGGGCTCAAGCCGACGGCTCCCCAGCTTATTATCCCGAACAAGGCTGCGGGCGATCCGGCCAGTCCGATCCTGCGTCATGGTCAGGTCGGCGACATGGCCACCTGCTACCGGCGCTGCGGCGACGACTATCTGCTCATCGAATTCGGTCCCGCCCAGCTCGATCTCAACCTGCGCTTTCGGGTCCACACCCTTCAGCAGTGGGTTACCGAGCAGAAGATCGCCGGGATTATCGATCTGACTCCGGGCATCCGTTCCCTGCAGATTCACTACGATAGCCGTCTGCTCCCCTGCAGCAAGTTGATCGATATGCTGGCGGCTGCTGAACAGGAACTGCCGGCCATCGATGAAATCGTGGTGCCGAGCCGTACTGTCTATCTGCCCCTGTCGTGGGATGACGAGCAGACCCGCCTGGCGATCCGCAAATATCAGGAACTGGTCTATCCCGAAGCCCCCTGGTGTCCGTCCAACATCGAGTTCATTCGCCGTATCAACGGCCTTGCGGATGAGCAGGCGGTCAAGGATGTGCTGTTCAACGCCGATTACATGGTTCTCGGCCTGGGGGATGTTTACCTTGGCGCACCGGTGGCGACGCCTGTCGATCCGCGCCAGCGCCTGGTCACCACCAAATACAACCCGGCGCGAACCTGGACCCCGGAGAACGCGGTCGGCATCGGTGGGGCTTATCTTTGCGTTTACGGCATGGAAGGGCCGGGCGGCTACCAGTTTGTCGGCCGCACCATCCAGATGTGGAATCGCTTCCGTGCAACTGAGGTCTTCCCTCAGGGCAAGCCCTGGCTGCTGGAATTCTTTGACCGGATTCGGTTCTTCCCGGTCTCGGCCGAAGAGCTGCTTGACGCCCGTGACAAGTTTCCTCATGGCGAATACCAGGTGCGGATTGAAGAGGATCAGTTCAGCCTCAAGGATTACAACCGCTTCCTGGCGGATAATCATGAGTCCATCGCGGCCTTCAAGCAACATCAGCAAAGCTCCTTTGAAGCGGAGCGGCTGCGCTGGAAGGACCTGGGCCTGAGCGAGATTGTCGCCGAGCCCGATACCCCGCTCAGCGATGTCGAACCGGTCAAGGTGCCCGAGGGCTGTTTTATCGCCCCGGCCGCGGTGCCCGGCAATGTCTGGCAGGTCAAGGTGCAGCCCGGTGAACGGGTCGCGGCCGGGACCACACTGCTGGTGGTGGAATCGATGAAGATGGAACTGGATATCAAAACCCACAAGAGCGGCATTGTCCGCGAGCTGCTCTGTCAGCCGGGGCAGGCGCTCCAGGCCGGGCAGGCCGTGGCCGTCCTGGAGGAGGTCGCATCATGA
- a CDS encoding DMT family transporter codes for MGWINIIIAGIFEVFFATCLKASDNFTRILPDTGVILGAGLSLYFLSRAMQTIPMGTAYAVWTGIGSIGTVILGIAIYGDPVNFGRMFFLSVLIFSLVGLKFYSG; via the coding sequence ATGGGCTGGATCAACATCATCATCGCCGGTATCTTCGAGGTCTTTTTCGCCACCTGCCTGAAAGCGTCGGACAACTTCACCCGCATCCTCCCCGATACCGGCGTCATTCTCGGTGCGGGCTTAAGCCTCTATTTCCTTTCCCGCGCCATGCAGACCATCCCCATGGGCACCGCCTACGCCGTCTGGACCGGCATCGGTTCTATCGGTACTGTCATCCTCGGGATTGCCATCTACGGCGATCCCGTCAATTTCGGAAGGATGTTTTTTCTGTCGGTGTTGATCTTTTCGTTGGTCGGGTTGAAGTTTTATTCGGGGTGA
- a CDS encoding urea amidolyase associated protein UAAP2: MIKESIYHVDNAAWRKVVPAGDYLMETVKKGQVVRILDMEGNQAADTIFYNAADPSERYSAFNTIREQGNIYLSAGTRLLSNDGNLMLDIIADTCGRHDTLGGACATESNTVRYALEKKCMHACRDSWLLALAENPQYGMDKRDIPENINFFMNVPVTPEGGLTFEDGISDAGKYVELQAHMDIIILVSNCPQLNNPCNAYNPTPVEILVWDGAVAA; encoded by the coding sequence ATGATCAAGGAAAGTATTTACCATGTCGACAACGCTGCCTGGCGCAAAGTGGTCCCGGCCGGCGATTACCTGATGGAAACGGTGAAAAAAGGGCAAGTGGTGCGGATTCTCGATATGGAGGGGAACCAGGCCGCCGACACCATTTTTTATAATGCGGCCGATCCCAGCGAACGCTACAGCGCCTTCAATACCATCCGCGAGCAGGGGAACATCTACCTCAGCGCCGGGACCCGGCTGCTCTCCAACGACGGCAACCTGATGCTCGACATTATTGCCGATACCTGCGGCCGTCATGACACCCTGGGTGGTGCCTGCGCCACCGAATCGAACACGGTCCGCTACGCCCTGGAAAAGAAATGCATGCACGCCTGCCGCGACAGCTGGTTGCTGGCGTTGGCCGAGAATCCGCAGTATGGCATGGACAAGCGGGATATCCCGGAGAATATCAATTTCTTCATGAACGTCCCGGTGACTCCCGAGGGTGGCCTGACTTTCGAGGACGGGATCAGCGATGCAGGCAAGTACGTCGAACTGCAAGCCCACATGGACATTATTATCCTGGTCTCCAACTGTCCGCAGTTGAACAACCCCTGTAACGCCTACAACCCGACTCCGGTGGAAATCCTCGTCTGGGACGGCGCTGTTGCAGCCTGA
- a CDS encoding putative urea ABC transporter substrate-binding protein — translation MRKRIFVTLLLAVFVTASLSTSAFAEKRKHFKLAWSIYVGWMPWGEAAAQGIVKKWADKYGIEIEVVQFNDYIESINQYTAGAFDGVTATNMDTLAIPCVGGIDTTALLVGDFSNGNDAVILKGTDKLADIKGQSVNLVELSVSHYLLARALDSIKLSERDINVINTSDADMIAAYSTPDVTAVVTWNPLVAEIMSMPDAHKVFDSSNIPGEIIDLTVVNTDVLKDNPEFGKALTGAWYEMMALMKRDDAAGKEARAAMGKASGTDLAGYDMQLNSTKMFFRPEEAVYFGQSQQLHRTMDTVRNFLFEHGLLGDAAPSPDVVGIAFPDGKILGDKGNVKFRFDTSFMELAAKYKL, via the coding sequence ATGAGAAAGCGTATCTTTGTAACACTTCTGCTGGCAGTTTTTGTGACTGCCTCCCTGTCCACATCCGCATTTGCCGAAAAACGCAAGCATTTCAAACTGGCCTGGTCCATTTATGTCGGCTGGATGCCCTGGGGCGAAGCTGCCGCCCAGGGGATTGTCAAAAAGTGGGCCGACAAATACGGCATCGAGATCGAAGTCGTTCAATTCAACGATTATATCGAATCCATCAATCAATACACCGCCGGCGCTTTTGACGGGGTGACCGCGACCAACATGGACACCCTGGCCATCCCCTGCGTCGGCGGGATCGATACCACCGCCCTGCTGGTCGGCGACTTCTCCAACGGCAACGACGCGGTGATCCTCAAGGGCACCGACAAACTGGCTGACATCAAGGGGCAGTCGGTTAATCTGGTGGAACTGTCCGTGTCCCACTATCTGCTGGCCCGGGCGCTTGACTCGATCAAGCTGAGCGAGCGCGATATCAATGTGATCAATACCTCGGATGCGGACATGATCGCCGCCTACTCGACGCCGGATGTCACCGCCGTGGTCACCTGGAATCCGCTGGTCGCCGAGATCATGTCCATGCCCGATGCCCACAAGGTCTTTGATTCCAGCAATATCCCTGGTGAAATTATCGACCTGACCGTGGTCAACACCGATGTTCTCAAGGACAATCCCGAGTTCGGCAAAGCCCTGACCGGCGCCTGGTACGAGATGATGGCGTTGATGAAGCGGGATGATGCGGCCGGTAAAGAGGCTCGGGCCGCCATGGGCAAGGCCTCCGGCACCGATCTGGCCGGTTACGATATGCAGCTGAACAGCACCAAGATGTTTTTCCGTCCCGAGGAAGCCGTCTACTTCGGCCAGAGTCAGCAACTGCACCGGACCATGGATACGGTCCGCAACTTCCTCTTTGAACACGGCCTGCTCGGCGACGCCGCCCCCAGCCCGGATGTGGTCGGTATTGCTTTCCCGGACGGCAAGATTCTCGGTGACAAAGGGAATGTGAAGTTCCGCTTTGATACCTCGTTCATGGAACTGGCTGCCAAATACAAGCTTTAG